TTGTTTGAATATCTGGTGGTGGCAGAATTTTCACATTCGGCTTGACTTCTGCACCGGGAATATTTTGACTCCACGGACTATTGGGTACAGTTTTTAAATCAACATTATTATTCACTGGACGGAAACCGTATTGAACAAATACTGCTTGTTGTTCTGGTTGGGTGAGAAAGTCTAAAAACTGCTTTGCGGCTTCTGCTGTACCTGCATCTACGTCTCGCCGGACAATTGCGGCTGTGGCGGTCGTTTCAATTGAGGGATCTAAATAATAGATTTGGTAGGGTTTACCTTTAGTAGCGGCTGATTGTTGCCAACGATGCAGGACTATACTTTCATATACAGTCGCAACATCGGCATCGTTAGGGCCTCTGACAATAAATTCTTGCAGGAGAGTATCGGTTGAACGAGGTGGTTGATAAACTGATTTTTTAATTAAGCTAAATAGCGATCGCACTGATGAATCGTTGAAACTATTGGCGTTGATAGTTCCACCTAATTTTGATTGCGTCCACAAATTTAAAGTCAACTGACCACTATTAGACCGGGTGGGGTCTGTGGTGACAAAATCAAAGCTACCCCAATTACTCACACCGCCAACTTTTCCCCAGTTACCGCCTTGCATTGCTTGTTCAAGCCTTGACCATTGAAAACGTCCATTGGGGAAGAGAACTTTACCACGTTCTGGCCACGCGATACCTACTAGGAGAGTTTTTGCCAGTGGTCGAGGAGAATCGTAAAAAGGTTCACTGTTGTTGGTGGCGCGGAGGCGATCGCTTAATTCTGTTAAAATTTCTCCATTAGCAGGAATTAAGATGGTCGGTTTAAAATCATTTTTCTGGTCAATATAATTGTTAACTAATTCTTGAGAACCTTGGAATTTTAAATCTAGTTTAATATTAGGATTAGTCTGCTTAAATTTTGCTTCTAATTGTTGTAAAGGTTCTTGTAGTTCTGTACCACTAACAATAACTACAGTTGTCTGCGAACCAGGGATGGGAATATAAGTCAAACCTAATGCTGCAATAATAATCGCAACGGAAGTAATCACTTTTGAAGATTTTGATTTTGCTTTAGAAGTATTTTTTAATCCTGGTGACATAATTTTGTTTATTTCCGCACTAATAAATCAATATTTTCTACTAAACTAGTTAGCTCATTGCTAAGTGATTGCATTTCGTTAATTTGTTGAGAATCACTTAAATCAGAGCTACGCAATTTAGTTTGTAATTGTTGCAATATTCCTGTACAATCTTGAATTAAAGTCGAAATATTAATAATTCTGGCTAACCTTGTATCTTCACCATCTTGGGCTAATTTGAGATTGCGTTTAAGACTTGCTGCCAATTGACTAAGATGTTCCTTTGCTACACCAGAACTCGCGCTAAGTTTTTGTTGTACTTCAACTAATTGCTGTTGTAGAGAACTAACCGAAAGTATTGATGTGTTGCCGTATAAGTTCCAAGCTAGGGTATCTATTTTATTTGGTAATGTAGCAGTGCGATCGCAATTTATCTCTACGGCTGTTAAAAGTTCTATTTGGAATGAATCAGTTAATAGTTTTTTTGCTTCTGAACGCAAGTTTTCTGATTGATTGACTAATCCTAAAGCAGCCAGCTTGACAGCATTTACTTCTCTTTCTAATTCAGGATTCGCTAATTCAAAAGTGCTGGGTTCACGAGATTTTATCAAACTTGCGCCAAGTATAGTAATACCAGAAGCGACTGGTAATATAACTAAGCTGGGCAATTGCAGTAAACGTACCCCGAAGAATAGAGAAATTCCTCCAGCTAATACGGCTAAAGGATAATATAGAGGATTTACTAATTTCATAATTTAAGTTTAAAACTCTACCTGTAAATTTGACATTAACTGCAAAATTGTCTCAGGATTTCCTTGAGAATAATACCCCCCATTCAACTCAGCGATTTCTTTCAAAACATCAGCTTTAAATTCACCTTCTTTACCATAGCCAATAGTAAAAAATCCAATTCTTTGGTCAGTTGCAAAACCACTTTTTTTCAATTCTTCCTCTAACTCATTCAACTTAATTTTTGAACCTGCATCCTCTCCATCAGTTAATATCAACACAGCGTTAATAGAATCTTTACGCAGATTTTTTTGTAGCCAATTCCTAGCTTCTAGGGCAGCATCGTATAATTTTGTCCCGCCATCAGCTTGAAGACCATTAATAAATTGCCAACCGCGATCGCGTCCTTGGGGTGTTCCATCTACTAATACAGGCGGACGAATTACTGAATCAAAATCAATCAAGGCAATTTGCTCTTTTGGCCCCAAGTTCTTAATGTAATTTTGTAAAGTATTTTGGACAGCAGGTAATTTATCGCCTGACATTGACCCCGAAGAATCAACAACAACCACCACCAACGACGGTTTTTTTGCTGATTCCTGCCATGATTTCAGCATTGCGTCTACAACTTCCGGCTTTGGTGGACGCAAGGAATCATACTTAGCTTGGGCTTCTACACCAAATTCGGGAGTAAACTTAGCACCTAAAGCAACCCCTGGCGTTCCGGGACGTAAGCCCAAATCGGTGGCAATTTTTTGAGTTTCTGGCGATCGCCAATAAGTAATAAATTTTTCCGCTGCTGCCTTTTCATCCGCACTAACCCAAGGTGCATTCGGGACAATCGCCCGCATATTAGAAGTAAATGTAGTTTTGGGATAAACTGCTTGATAACGCTGCTGTCCCTGTGGTAGTCCTGAATTAGCTACAATTACACTCGATTCATATACTGAACCAACCGAAGCCCAAAAGGGGCCATTCTTTACCATTGATTGGGCGAGAGAATTAGTCGAAACACCGTAACGAGTAATTTTGCTTTGGATTTGCTGAATTTGGGGTTGAAATTTCTGCACATCCGCCACAGTTACTTCTTCAGGACGTTTACCCGATACACTGACGTATTGTGCTACCAGGGTTTGTAACCCAGAATTAGAACGCGTCGGCGCAGAATGTACATAATGAACTGTTAACGGTGGTGAGGCTGGGTCAATATCGCGGTGAGTTTTTGCTGTCACTAAAACCTTATAGGGGTCAGCGACTTTTCGCAATCCAGCAGCGACATCAGCTTGCGCCATAAATACCATTGGCGTGTTAGCGATGAGTGGTGATTCTGTTATTTCTGGAATATAATTTTTCCCCGGCGAAATTTGGTTCATCCGGTAAATTAACTGGCTTTGATATATATCTCCATCCAAAGAAATAATTGTGGGAAAATCTGCTGCATCAGCTTGTACTGTCCCTTTTTGTAATTGATCTGCTAGACTAACTACCTCAGTCACAACATCGCCACTACCTAGTGCTTCGCATTTCACCTGAAAAGCTTTACCATTATCTAGTTTTGGTTGTGTAGCATTAAAGTTTTTTGCCGCTTGGTTACAGAAGTCACCCAAGGCGCTACCAACCAATAGTTTGACTTTTAACCCTGTAAAATTATCGTCAGAAGTCGAGTTAGTGTTACACCCCGTCATTAACACTACAGCAGAGATTATTACAAGCTGCGTCAGAAACCGAGACCTTTGAAAAATCATGCACTTCTCCGAGAACGATTAGTGATTTAATAATCTCTGCAATAAGTTATGTTCCGATTCTATTGTGTGATAGAAAAGTTAATTTTCAGTTAACTTTATTGAGTGCAAAAGACAAACATTATATCTGTATAATAATCAAGCCTCATCTAGTTACACTGCGCCTATCCCTGTCTCTACGCTGAGAAATTAAAATTTTGTAAAAAACAGCTACAAGTCGATAGGGAAACCGATGTTCTATGGGATGATGGCAAAGTAGACTACATCTGCCTCTTTATCTACAGGGAATCTCTCATGACTCTCCATCTTGGTGATACAGTACCCAACTTTACACAAGCCTCTACACATGGCGACATAAATTTTTACGAATGGGCAGGTGACAGCTGGGTAGTGCTGTTTTCTCACCCTGCTGACTTTACACCTGTTTGTACTACTGAACTCGGTACAGTTGCGAAACTAAAACCTGAATTTGACAAGCGCAACGTCAAAGCGATCGCCCTCAGCGTTGATGATGTAGAATCTCATAACGGCTGGGTAGGCGACATCGAAGAAACTCAAAGCACCACACTCAACTACCCCATTTTGGCAGACGCAGATCGTAAGGTTTCTGACCTTTACGATATGATTCACCCCAACGCTAACGCCGCTGTTACAGTGCGTTCAGTATTTGTAATTGACCCCAACAAAAAATTGCGTCTTTCTTTCACCTATCCTCCCAGCACCGGACGCAACTTTGACGAAATTTTGCGCGTAATTGATTCACTGCAACTTACCGACAACTACAGTGTGGCTACCCCAGCAGACTGGAAAGATGGCGATAAGGTTGTAATCGTCCCCTCCCTCAAAGACCCGGAAGTCTTGAAAGAAAAATTCCCCAAAGGTTACGAAGTAGTCAAACCCTATCTGCGGTTAACTCCTCAACCTAACAAGTAATGAGTGCTGAGTTGAAAGTGCTGAGTGCTGAGTTAAAGCATTCAGCAATCAGTACTGGTTATGCAAAAGTCTCATTGAAATTTTGTATCAAGGCGCAAAGTTGCAAGTTTCTATTCTTGGCGACTTTGCGCTTTTGCATGAGAATAAAAATAAAGCCAGTCGCCCAAGCATTATGCTTTCAGATCCCTTATTACTTCAAATGCCAGACTCAATGCAAATGACAGACGAACAATTTTTTGAGTTCTGTCAGATAAATCGTGATTTACGTATTGAGCAAGATAAATTTGGAGAAATCTCAATTATGCCCCCTACGGGTTCAGAAACAGGTAATCGAGAATTTAATATTGCTCTACAGCTAGGAGTTTGGTCAGAACAAGATGGTAAAGGTATCGCTTTTAGCTCCAGTACAGGATTTACTTTATCCACGGGTGCAAAACGCTCTCCTGATGCTTCTTGGATGAAATTGGAACGGTGGAATACTCTCTCACTGGAACAACAACAAAGGTTTGCACCTATTTGTCCCGATTTTGTCATTGAATTGCGATCGCC
This window of the Nostoc sp. HK-01 genome carries:
- a CDS encoding 1-Cys peroxiredoxin gives rise to the protein MTLHLGDTVPNFTQASTHGDINFYEWAGDSWVVLFSHPADFTPVCTTELGTVAKLKPEFDKRNVKAIALSVDDVESHNGWVGDIEETQSTTLNYPILADADRKVSDLYDMIHPNANAAVTVRSVFVIDPNKKLRLSFTYPPSTGRNFDEILRVIDSLQLTDNYSVATPADWKDGDKVVIVPSLKDPEVLKEKFPKGYEVVKPYLRLTPQPNK